The Edaphobacter flagellatus sequence AAACGCCCCACCATGGAAAGCATTTGTGCCGCTCTTGGTGACGATGTTGAAGGTTGGGCCAGAGGTACGTCCGTATTCAGCCGAAGCGTTCGAGGTATCGATCTTCACCTCGCCGATGAAGTCAGGACCGACATTGTTCATCAGAGAGCCGTTGGAACCAGCCACCTGATTGTAGGCACCATCGACCGTGAGGTTATTCGTATCGCTGCGGTTTCCGTTGATGGTCTGGTTCGTGGATGCAAGTGATGTTGTGACGGAGAAGATATCGGGATTCGTCACAACAGCTCCCGGCACCAGCGTGAGAAGCTGTGTGTAGTTGCGGCCATTCAAGGCGAGGTTTTCGACCTGCTTGGAGTCGATGACACGCGCAAGCTCGCCGGACGTTGTATTTACCGTCTCGATGGCGCCGCCCTGGACTTCGACGACTTCCGCTGCTTCACCCAAAGACATTGTGAAGTTTGAAGTCACTTTGGCGTCAGCTGTAATCGTTACGCCGGCCTGCTGAGCCGTCTTAAAACCTGTCTTCGTAACAGAAATAGAGTAGGTCGCAATGGGCAGGTTGGTAGCGATGTAGTTGCCATCGCCGTCGGACACAACGGTACGCTTTACCTGCGTACCCACATTGGTGATGGTGATGGTAGCTCCTGGGATGGCGGCGCCCGTAGGATCGTCGACAACACCGGATATCTGACCAAAGCTGCTTTGAGCGTGGGCCATCGGACAAGTGAATACTGAAGCCACTGCGAGCATTAGCACGCTCACAAGCCTCCAATAGCGGATTTGCATATATAAACCTCCGTTAGTTTCATCAACGAACTAAGTCGCGAGAGTTGCCTAAGTGTTTTCGTTGCAATCTCCCCGAGCCTTATGCGGCACAGCAGATATTTCGCAAAGACTTTTTTAGGACCCCTCATTAACCAAGCTGGCGAGTACGATTGTCAAGTAGTTAATCGATTTAGGTAGACGATCTATAATCCGCCTCGGAAGTTCTTCTAAATCCACAAGATCGGATCTGCGATGACCCACGAAACAACAGCAAATATGGCAAGACGTCACTTTATGAAGAGCATTCTGGCGACCGGTGCCGCCGCCGCGGCTCCGGCGAATCTTTCCAGCCAGCCGAACCCCGCAAATGAATCTGCACCAAACGACCGGGTCTACTGGATCAAAACCGTCAAACAGATCTCGCATCCGGTACTGGAAGCTGTCAGCAAAGCTCAGTTGAGGGAAAAGATGCCGGTTGAAGCGGCTGCCGGAGTTCAGGAAGAGCGACGCAAATCCACGCATCTTGAGGCCTTTGGCCGGCTCCTAACCGGTTTGGCTCCGTGGCTTGAAAGTATTCCCCCAAATGATGAATCCGCATTGCAGGCGACATACCGCGATTGGGCTCGACTAGGGATTCAACATGGCACGGACCCTAAATCACCAGACTATATGAACTTCGGTATGACGCCGCAGTCCGTTGTGGATGCTGCGTTTCTCGCGCTCGGCATCTTGCGTGCGCCAAAGCAGCTGTGGGAACCGCTGGATAAGACGACGCGCGCGAATCTGATAAAGGCTCTTGAAGCTACACGCCAGGTCTTGCCTGGCCAGTCAAACTGGCTTCTATTTTCGGCGATGGTCGAAGCCGGACTTTGCTTCATGGGAGCACCGTGGGATTCCATGCGTGTGGATTACGCCCTGCAGATGCATAAGCAGTGGTTT is a genomic window containing:
- a CDS encoding DUF2264 domain-containing protein is translated as MTHETTANMARRHFMKSILATGAAAAAPANLSSQPNPANESAPNDRVYWIKTVKQISHPVLEAVSKAQLREKMPVEAAAGVQEERRKSTHLEAFGRLLTGLAPWLESIPPNDESALQATYRDWARLGIQHGTDPKSPDYMNFGMTPQSVVDAAFLALGILRAPKQLWEPLDKTTRANLIKALEATRQVLPGQSNWLLFSAMVEAGLCFMGAPWDSMRVDYALQMHKQWFVGDGTYGDGPNFHWDYYNSFVIQPMLMKLLETVPAKSGMWSAFKPVVFERARRYAAIQERLISPEGTFPAVGRSLTYRFGAFQLLSDISLRQMLPEGVAPEQVRCALTAVMKRMIERPGTFDSNGWLTIGFAGHQPHMGEPYISTGSLYLCSAAWLPLGLPADNIFWSGQAKPWTAVKLWNGEDMMADHALSV